From the Flavobacterium galactosidilyticum genome, one window contains:
- a CDS encoding sulfate adenylyltransferase subunit 1 yields MEVLKIATAGSVDDGKSTLIGRLLYDTQSLTTDKLEAIEKSSKQKGYDYLDFSLATDGLVAEREQGITIDVAHIYFSTAKKSYIIADTPGHVEYTRNMVTGASTSQVSIILIDARKGVIEQTYRHFFINNLLRVKDVIVAVNKMDLVDYSEEVFNKIKQDFHALNAKSAYKEQNVSYIPLSALTGDNVVETLGKMPWYTGQTILQHLEGLESKDIYDNGKARFPVQTVIRPKTEEYHDFRGYAGKLYGNNIKIGDAVTVLPSLTESKVTNIHFFDKQFDEATVGSSITIELENDINVTRGDMIVKSDELPRIEKDITTTVCWMDSKKLVAGAKYYVQHNTNRVLAKIDSVKNVIATDYSGTREASQLSINEIGEVTIKLSKALYFDAYNDNKSNGAFILIDASTNTTAGVGFIK; encoded by the coding sequence ATGGAAGTTTTAAAAATAGCAACAGCAGGAAGTGTAGATGACGGAAAGAGTACATTAATTGGAAGATTATTGTATGATACGCAGTCATTAACAACAGATAAGTTAGAAGCAATAGAAAAAAGTAGCAAGCAAAAAGGATACGATTATCTTGATTTTTCATTGGCTACGGATGGATTAGTTGCTGAGAGAGAACAAGGAATTACAATTGATGTAGCACATATTTATTTTTCGACAGCTAAGAAAAGTTACATCATCGCTGATACTCCAGGGCATGTAGAATATACTAGAAACATGGTTACAGGCGCTTCGACTTCTCAAGTATCTATCATTTTGATTGATGCTCGAAAAGGAGTTATTGAGCAAACGTACCGTCACTTTTTTATCAATAATTTATTACGAGTAAAAGATGTGATTGTTGCAGTAAACAAAATGGATTTAGTTGATTATTCGGAAGAAGTGTTCAACAAAATCAAGCAAGACTTTCATGCGTTAAATGCAAAAAGTGCATACAAAGAACAAAATGTAAGTTACATTCCATTGAGTGCATTAACAGGAGATAATGTGGTGGAGACATTAGGAAAAATGCCTTGGTACACCGGACAAACTATTCTGCAACATTTAGAAGGATTAGAATCAAAGGATATTTATGATAATGGAAAAGCACGTTTTCCAGTTCAAACGGTAATTCGTCCTAAAACGGAAGAATACCACGATTTTAGAGGATATGCTGGTAAATTATACGGGAATAATATCAAAATTGGAGATGCGGTAACGGTGCTTCCTTCTTTAACCGAATCTAAAGTGACAAACATTCACTTTTTTGACAAGCAATTTGACGAGGCCACTGTTGGTTCTTCCATTACAATCGAATTAGAAAATGATATAAATGTAACTAGAGGAGACATGATTGTAAAATCAGATGAACTTCCTAGAATAGAAAAAGACATTACTACAACCGTTTGCTGGATGGATAGCAAAAAATTAGTAGCTGGAGCTAAATATTATGTGCAGCATAATACAAATAGAGTTTTAGCGAAAATTGACAGTGTTAAAAATGTAATTGCCACCGATTATTCAGGAACTAGAGAAGCATCACAATTGTCTATTAATGAAATTGGGGAAGTCACTATTAAATTAAGTAAAGCCCTTTATTTCGATGCTTATAATGATAACAAATCAAACGGAGCTTTTATCTTAATTGACGCATCGACTAATACTACAGCTGGAGTTGGATTTATAAAATAA
- a CDS encoding DUF2490 domain-containing protein: MKRIYIIVFLIIIGNPIVIAQTEKNINHQSLLWTRYYNQLTLNDKWAVHSELDNRLFVKPLTQNLFVIRVQARHKITEQIELGAGFAYFSVTTQEPEIQMEFNVPEYRGQQDVTLKHSIGKINFSHRYQLEERFIHKADKLGLIEGSIFYLRFRYRIQGDCNLWKSDKQYLKAIVSNEIMINGGNKIIKNTFDQNRIYAGLQFGINAALAAELGYLNSFQQRANGVDYFSRDIVRISFYHKLKI, translated from the coding sequence TTGAAAAGGATATATATAATAGTTTTTTTAATAATAATTGGGAATCCTATTGTAATAGCGCAAACAGAAAAAAACATTAATCATCAAAGTTTGCTATGGACAAGGTATTATAATCAGTTAACATTAAATGATAAATGGGCAGTTCATTCAGAATTAGACAATAGACTTTTTGTAAAACCGCTAACACAAAATTTGTTTGTGATCAGAGTTCAGGCAAGACATAAAATTACTGAACAAATAGAGCTAGGAGCTGGGTTTGCTTATTTTTCAGTCACAACCCAAGAACCTGAAATTCAAATGGAATTTAATGTTCCTGAATATAGGGGACAGCAGGATGTGACATTAAAGCACAGCATTGGAAAAATAAATTTTAGCCATAGATATCAGTTAGAGGAGCGATTTATTCACAAAGCTGATAAATTAGGATTAATTGAAGGAAGTATATTTTATTTGAGATTTAGATATCGAATTCAAGGGGATTGTAATTTATGGAAAAGCGATAAACAATATCTGAAAGCGATAGTTTCAAATGAAATAATGATCAACGGAGGGAATAAGATTATAAAAAACACTTTTGATCAAAACAGAATTTATGCTGGATTACAGTTTGGGATTAATGCTGCTCTAGCCGCTGAGTTGGGTTATTTGAATAGCTTTCAGCAAAGGGCAAATGGAGTCGATTATTTTAGTAGAGACATTGTTAGAATCAGCTTTTATCATAAATTAAAAATATAA
- the cysD gene encoding sulfate adenylyltransferase subunit CysD — translation MSTILKTNALESEAIYIFREVISQFDKPVLLFSGGKDSITLVRLAQKAFFPAKIPFPLLHVDTGHNFPETIEFRDRLVKELGLELIVRNVQDAIDEGKVIEETGKYSSRNSLQTTTLLDAIEEFKFDACIGGARRDEEKARAKERIFSVRDDFGQWDEKNQRPELFDLLNGKIENGQNVRVFPISNWTELDVWSYIEEEQIEIPSIYFSHKRKVFLRDGLIWSHSPYVYQEEDEQIQEKNVRFRTVGDMSCTAAVESYAATIQEVVGEIRSSTISERGARIDDKRSEAAMEKRKQQGYF, via the coding sequence ATGAGTACGATATTAAAAACAAACGCTTTAGAAAGCGAAGCGATATACATATTTAGAGAAGTAATTTCTCAGTTTGACAAGCCGGTTTTGCTTTTCTCTGGAGGGAAGGATTCGATTACATTGGTACGTTTGGCACAAAAAGCATTTTTCCCTGCCAAAATTCCTTTTCCGCTTTTACATGTGGATACAGGGCATAATTTTCCTGAGACTATCGAGTTTAGAGATCGATTGGTTAAAGAATTGGGACTGGAATTAATCGTTCGTAATGTTCAGGACGCTATTGATGAAGGAAAAGTAATAGAAGAAACGGGTAAGTATTCTAGTAGGAATAGTCTGCAAACCACAACACTTTTGGATGCTATTGAAGAATTCAAATTTGATGCTTGTATTGGTGGTGCACGCAGAGATGAAGAAAAAGCAAGAGCGAAAGAGCGTATTTTTTCTGTTCGCGATGATTTTGGTCAGTGGGACGAAAAAAACCAACGTCCGGAATTGTTTGATCTTTTGAACGGAAAAATTGAAAACGGTCAAAATGTACGTGTTTTTCCAATTTCAAACTGGACAGAATTGGATGTTTGGAGTTATATCGAAGAAGAGCAAATCGAGATTCCATCAATTTATTTTTCACACAAACGTAAAGTTTTTTTGAGAGATGGTTTAATCTGGTCACACTCTCCTTATGTGTACCAAGAAGAAGACGAACAAATCCAAGAAAAAAATGTTCGCTTCAGAACCGTCGGAGATATGAGTTGTACGGCAGCAGTAGAGTCTTATGCCGCTACTATTCAAGAAGTAGTTGGCGAAATTAGATCTTCTACGATTTCAGAAAGAGGAGCTAGAATTGATGACAAACGTTCTGAAGCTGCAATGGAAAAAAGAAAACAACAAGGGTACTTTTAA
- a CDS encoding phosphoadenylyl-sulfate reductase gives MSIAITNTLLEKTKDFTIEETFSFLANEYKDKVVFSTSFGQEDQVITALIAKKELLINIFTLDTGRMFQETYDVFHKTIKKYKIDIKSYFPEAAAVEELLNTKGPNSFYESVENRKECCFIRKVAPLTKALKGNSIWITGLRAEQSENRSELAFFEYDAHFDIIKFNPLLKWSLKEVEEYLEKNNVPQNALHKKGFVSIGCAPCTRAIVEGEDIRAGRWSWEASHKECGLHQK, from the coding sequence ATGAGCATAGCAATAACCAATACTTTATTAGAAAAAACAAAAGATTTCACCATCGAAGAAACTTTTTCTTTTTTGGCAAATGAATATAAGGACAAAGTGGTTTTTTCAACTTCTTTTGGACAGGAAGACCAAGTGATTACTGCGCTTATTGCAAAGAAGGAGTTGCTAATCAATATTTTTACTTTAGATACAGGTCGAATGTTTCAGGAAACCTATGATGTTTTTCATAAAACGATCAAAAAGTATAAAATAGACATTAAAAGCTATTTTCCCGAAGCTGCAGCGGTTGAAGAATTATTGAATACTAAAGGACCAAACAGCTTCTATGAATCGGTAGAGAACAGAAAGGAATGTTGTTTTATTAGGAAAGTGGCTCCGTTGACCAAAGCTTTAAAAGGGAACTCGATTTGGATTACGGGTTTAAGAGCGGAACAATCAGAAAACAGAAGTGAATTAGCCTTTTTTGAATATGATGCTCATTTTGACATTATCAAATTCAATCCGTTGTTAAAGTGGAGTTTGAAAGAAGTGGAGGAATATTTAGAAAAAAATAATGTGCCTCAAAATGCATTGCATAAAAAAGGATTTGTAAGTATTGGATGTGCACCTTGCACCAGAGCGATAGTAGAAGGAGAAGATATAAGAGCTGGAAGATGGTCATGGGAAGCGAGCCATAAAGAATGTGGTTTGCACCAAAAATAA
- a CDS encoding sulfite exporter TauE/SafE family protein, whose protein sequence is MNSELDGDSIAVKQEVTFKERLWVVVPIVLLIGLICTLVYSHHAEFTWDGFVSGFNQEFLVFFAIGVFAQLVDGTLGMGYGATSTSFLLAYGIPPVISSTGVHVAEMFTTGASAISHHHFGNINKKLVKHLVIPGVLGSITGAYLLSDVIDGEVIKPFIAVYMIVLACLIIRKSMQKNILKKKTKRLNILASFGGFMDAVGGGGWGPIVTSTLLGRGRNPRYTIGSVNAAEFAVSFASGITFMLFGGIHGWQVIIGLILGGVIAAPIAALLVNKIKRKPMMIVVGILIIILSLKTLSKLL, encoded by the coding sequence ATGAATTCAGAATTAGATGGAGATAGTATTGCGGTAAAACAGGAAGTTACTTTCAAAGAACGCTTATGGGTAGTTGTGCCTATAGTTTTGTTGATTGGCTTAATTTGTACTTTGGTTTATAGCCATCATGCTGAGTTTACATGGGACGGTTTTGTTTCGGGTTTTAATCAAGAGTTTTTGGTATTTTTTGCCATTGGTGTTTTTGCACAATTAGTTGATGGTACTTTGGGAATGGGATATGGAGCGACTTCAACTTCGTTTTTATTGGCTTATGGAATTCCTCCTGTAATCAGCAGTACCGGAGTACATGTAGCCGAAATGTTTACTACTGGGGCATCGGCAATTTCGCACCATCATTTTGGGAATATTAATAAAAAATTAGTGAAACACTTAGTGATTCCAGGTGTTTTAGGGTCAATTACGGGAGCTTATTTGCTTTCGGATGTGATTGATGGTGAAGTAATAAAGCCCTTTATTGCGGTTTATATGATTGTTTTGGCTTGTTTGATTATCAGGAAATCAATGCAAAAGAATATTTTGAAAAAGAAAACCAAGCGTCTCAATATTTTGGCTTCTTTTGGAGGATTTATGGATGCTGTAGGTGGAGGTGGATGGGGGCCAATTGTAACTTCAACATTGCTAGGTAGAGGAAGAAATCCTCGCTATACTATTGGTTCAGTGAATGCAGCGGAGTTTGCAGTTTCTTTTGCCAGCGGAATCACTTTCATGCTTTTTGGAGGAATTCACGGATGGCAGGTAATTATAGGATTGATTTTAGGAGGAGTAATTGCAGCACCAATTGCAGCGCTTTTGGTAAATAAAATCAAAAGAAAACCAATGATGATTGTAGTAGGGATATTGATTATTATTCTCAGTTTAAAAACACTGTCTAAATTATTATAA
- a CDS encoding RrF2 family transcriptional regulator, protein MLSKKTKYGIKALTFLARQEDNTPVQIAEIAKSENISLKFLESILLLLRNSGFLGAKKGKGGGYYLIKEPKDINMAHVYRILEGPIALLPCASHNFYEKCDDCSDEVSCAVRKLMTEVRDNTLMILENNTLADIAF, encoded by the coding sequence ATGCTTTCCAAAAAAACAAAATATGGCATAAAGGCTTTGACCTTTTTGGCTCGGCAAGAAGATAACACGCCAGTTCAGATTGCTGAGATAGCAAAGAGTGAAAATATTTCGTTGAAATTTTTAGAAAGTATTTTGTTACTATTGCGTAATTCAGGTTTTTTAGGTGCCAAGAAAGGAAAAGGAGGCGGTTATTACCTAATTAAGGAGCCAAAAGATATTAATATGGCTCATGTTTATCGTATTCTTGAAGGTCCGATAGCACTTTTGCCTTGTGCCAGTCATAATTTCTATGAGAAATGTGACGACTGTAGTGATGAAGTTAGTTGTGCGGTGCGAAAACTAATGACCGAAGTACGAGACAATACCTTGATGATACTGGAGAATAACACGCTCGCAGATATTGCTTTTTAA
- a CDS encoding trans-sulfuration enzyme family protein, giving the protein MNEQEFGFETQAIRSQLERTQYLEHSVPLYLTSSFIFEDAEDMRASFAEEKERNIYSRYSNPNTNEFVDKVCNMEGAEAGFAFASGMAAVYSTFGALLQSGDHIVSASSVFGATHSLFMKYFPKWNIETSYFDINKPETIESFIKPNTKILFAESPTNPAVDIIDLELLGAIAKKHNLILIIDNCFATPYIQQPIKWGAHLVVHSATKLIDGQGRVLGGVTVGNADLIKEIYLFSRLTGPALSPFNAWVLSKSLETLAVRVEKHCDNALKVAEFLEKHPNVNQVKYPFLKSHPQHEIAKKQMILGGNIVAFEIKGGLEAGRIFIDKIRLCSLSPNLGDTRTIVTHPASTTHSKLSVEERLAVSITDGLVRVSVGLETVKDVIADLEQALS; this is encoded by the coding sequence ATGAACGAACAAGAATTTGGGTTTGAAACCCAAGCAATACGAAGTCAATTAGAAAGAACTCAATATTTAGAACATTCGGTTCCTTTATATTTAACATCCAGTTTTATTTTTGAAGATGCAGAAGATATGCGTGCCTCTTTTGCTGAGGAAAAAGAACGAAATATTTATAGCCGATATAGCAATCCAAATACGAACGAATTTGTAGATAAAGTTTGTAATATGGAAGGTGCTGAGGCTGGTTTTGCTTTTGCATCAGGCATGGCAGCGGTATATTCTACTTTTGGAGCTTTGCTGCAATCAGGAGATCATATAGTGTCTGCAAGTAGTGTTTTTGGGGCTACACATTCTCTTTTTATGAAATATTTTCCCAAATGGAATATTGAAACTTCTTATTTTGATATTAATAAACCGGAAACTATTGAGAGTTTTATAAAGCCAAATACAAAGATTCTGTTTGCTGAATCGCCTACTAATCCAGCGGTTGATATTATTGATTTGGAGTTATTAGGTGCTATTGCAAAAAAGCACAATCTGATTTTGATAATTGATAACTGTTTTGCAACACCTTATATTCAACAACCTATAAAATGGGGGGCACATTTAGTGGTGCATTCTGCTACTAAATTAATTGATGGACAAGGAAGAGTATTAGGAGGAGTAACCGTTGGGAATGCTGATTTAATCAAAGAGATTTATTTGTTTTCCCGACTTACAGGTCCTGCATTATCCCCATTTAATGCTTGGGTATTGTCAAAAAGTTTAGAAACTTTGGCCGTTCGCGTAGAGAAACATTGTGATAATGCACTTAAAGTAGCAGAGTTTTTAGAAAAACATCCTAATGTAAATCAGGTAAAATACCCTTTTTTGAAATCTCATCCGCAACATGAAATTGCCAAAAAGCAAATGATTTTAGGAGGTAATATTGTAGCATTTGAAATCAAAGGCGGACTAGAAGCAGGAAGAATATTTATTGATAAAATAAGATTATGTTCGTTATCCCCTAATTTAGGAGATACTAGAACAATTGTTACGCATCCAGCATCAACAACACACAGTAAATTATCTGTTGAAGAGCGTCTAGCAGTAAGTATTACAGATGGTTTAGTACGTGTTTCTGTGGGATTAGAAACGGTAAAAGATGTAATAGCTGACTTAGAGCAAGCATTGTCTTAA
- a CDS encoding OsmC family protein → MKVTLNRLNDNFHFELKNERGHIVNVDSRPEFGGNDMGPSPMELVLMGVAGCSGIDMISILKKQRQEITSFKAEVDGERVQVGEAKPFKDIYVVFSLEGNINEEKAAKAAQLSFDKYCSVSKTLEPTATIHYKVILNGVELVKI, encoded by the coding sequence ATGAAAGTAACATTAAACAGATTAAACGATAACTTCCATTTCGAATTAAAAAACGAACGTGGACACATAGTAAATGTAGATAGCCGGCCAGAATTTGGAGGTAATGATATGGGACCAAGTCCTATGGAATTAGTGTTAATGGGAGTTGCTGGTTGCAGCGGTATTGATATGATTTCAATTTTGAAAAAGCAACGTCAGGAAATCACTTCTTTTAAAGCTGAGGTTGATGGAGAGAGAGTTCAAGTAGGAGAAGCAAAACCATTTAAGGATATTTATGTGGTTTTTTCTCTAGAAGGAAATATCAATGAAGAAAAAGCAGCAAAAGCAGCACAATTATCTTTTGATAAATATTGTTCGGTTTCTAAAACATTAGAGCCAACAGCAACCATTCATTATAAAGTGATTCTGAATGGTGTGGAGTTAGTAAAGATTTAA
- the thrA gene encoding bifunctional aspartate kinase/homoserine dehydrogenase I, with the protein MENKPTHITLTNFTTHNGAFYATLNLSYQVFGAPLHTAPIILINHALTGNSQVIGESGWWNDIVGIDKTIDTRKYTIVAFDVPGNGFNSATIENYRDFIARDIAKIFLEGLRILKIDHLFALIGGSVGGGIGWEILALEPKLAQNFIPIATDWKATDWLIANCYLQEKILNNSKKPIEDARIHAMMCYRTPESFKEKFNRDINVQLETFQVESWLNYHGEKLEKRFQLSAYKMMNQLLKTIDITRNQESLESLISKVEANIYIVGINSDLFFTAKENKETYNEIKKFKNNVFYSEIDSQHGHDAFLMEYEQLDNLLEVVFKNKKQMKILKFGGKSLANGEGINTVLNIIESKIKQEQKIAVVVSARGKATDELDDILTIAVKNGNYKPLLESFKDYQKDGFDAVDFSIEFDKLDKLFEGVSLIGDYSAKIQDQILAQGEVISAKLLVYLLNERGILAKLADTRDLIVTDSNFGDAQPLDVLSKKNVIQIFNDNKNAVLVITGFIGANAKHETTTLGRNGSNYTASLIANFINAEELQNFTHVDGIYTANPDLVPDAKKIDHLTFNEANELANFGATILHAKTIIPLLEKNIPLRILNTFNHENEGTLITSNANGAGIKTLSVLENVALVNLEGRGLLGKTGVDARIFRVMGDNDISVSIISQGSSERGIGLVVAADKATKAMIQLEKEFENDFYSKDVNKITVTDNVSVISIIGQDLSTFHKPYTALIKNKIVPILFNNTVTGKNVSLVVKKTELYKALNVIHGEIFGVSKKINIAVFGHGLVGGTLINQILESAEAIDERKHIKLNVFAIANSKKILLNKNGVTSNWKNEIENNGISYSFEDVIAYANEHHLENLIAIDNTASAAFVENYIPLVENSFDLISSNKVANTLSYGFYKDLRKSLADNQKNYLYETNVGAGLPLIDTIKLLHLSGENITKIKGVFSGTLSYLFNNFSAKDVPFSEILKEAIDNGYTEPDPREDLCGNDVGRKLLILARELDLQNEFEEIAIQNLIPEHLREGDVADFLNKLKEFDPIYDKIKADQKPNHVLRYIGELSGDLQHDKGILEVKLVSVPSDTALGGLKGSDSFFEIYTESYGDRPIVIQGAGAGSAVTARGVFGDILRLSDKG; encoded by the coding sequence TTGGAAAATAAACCAACACACATTACCCTTACAAATTTCACCACACATAATGGTGCTTTTTATGCTACCCTAAACTTAAGTTATCAGGTTTTTGGTGCGCCTTTGCATACCGCTCCCATAATTTTAATCAATCATGCCTTGACTGGTAACTCACAAGTAATAGGTGAATCTGGTTGGTGGAATGATATTGTAGGAATTGATAAAACCATTGATACTAGAAAATATACCATCGTTGCATTTGATGTGCCAGGGAATGGTTTTAATTCGGCTACTATCGAGAATTACAGAGATTTTATCGCAAGAGATATCGCTAAAATTTTTCTGGAAGGACTTCGAATATTAAAGATTGATCATTTATTTGCGCTTATTGGCGGCTCTGTAGGTGGAGGAATTGGTTGGGAAATTTTGGCTTTAGAACCTAAATTAGCTCAAAATTTTATTCCTATTGCAACGGATTGGAAAGCTACAGACTGGCTGATCGCCAATTGTTATTTGCAAGAGAAAATCCTGAATAATTCTAAAAAACCTATTGAAGACGCACGCATCCACGCTATGATGTGCTATCGAACTCCAGAATCTTTCAAAGAGAAATTTAATAGAGATATTAATGTACAACTAGAAACTTTTCAAGTGGAGAGTTGGTTGAATTATCATGGAGAAAAATTAGAAAAAAGGTTTCAGTTGTCAGCTTATAAGATGATGAACCAACTTTTAAAGACGATTGATATTACTCGTAATCAGGAGTCTTTAGAATCACTTATTTCTAAAGTTGAAGCTAATATTTACATTGTAGGAATCAATTCGGATTTGTTTTTTACGGCAAAAGAGAATAAAGAAACGTACAACGAAATTAAAAAATTTAAAAATAATGTATTCTATAGTGAGATTGACTCCCAACATGGGCATGATGCTTTCTTGATGGAATATGAACAATTAGACAATTTATTAGAAGTGGTCTTCAAAAATAAAAAACAGATGAAAATACTAAAATTTGGCGGAAAATCTTTAGCTAACGGCGAGGGGATTAATACAGTTTTGAATATTATTGAGAGTAAAATAAAGCAAGAACAAAAGATTGCGGTTGTAGTTTCAGCAAGAGGAAAAGCAACGGATGAACTGGATGATATTCTTACCATTGCGGTTAAGAACGGAAATTACAAACCACTTTTAGAAAGTTTTAAAGACTATCAAAAAGATGGTTTTGATGCAGTTGATTTTTCTATAGAATTTGATAAATTAGACAAGCTTTTTGAAGGTGTAAGTTTAATTGGCGATTATAGCGCAAAAATTCAAGACCAAATTTTAGCACAAGGCGAAGTTATTTCGGCTAAACTATTAGTGTATTTGCTAAATGAAAGAGGGATTTTGGCAAAATTAGCGGATACTCGTGATTTAATTGTGACTGACTCAAATTTTGGAGATGCACAACCTTTAGATGTACTATCTAAAAAGAATGTTATCCAGATCTTTAATGATAATAAAAATGCTGTTTTAGTAATTACAGGATTTATTGGCGCTAATGCTAAACACGAAACTACTACTTTGGGTAGAAACGGAAGTAATTATACGGCATCTTTAATAGCGAACTTCATTAATGCTGAAGAATTACAAAACTTCACGCATGTGGACGGAATCTACACGGCTAACCCTGATTTAGTTCCTGACGCTAAAAAAATTGATCATCTAACTTTTAACGAAGCAAATGAATTAGCCAATTTTGGAGCTACGATTTTACATGCGAAAACCATAATTCCTTTGCTGGAGAAAAATATTCCACTTCGTATATTAAATACTTTTAATCACGAGAATGAAGGAACATTAATCACTTCAAATGCGAATGGAGCAGGAATTAAAACACTTTCAGTATTAGAAAATGTGGCTTTGGTTAATCTGGAAGGACGCGGATTACTTGGAAAAACCGGTGTTGATGCCCGAATTTTTAGAGTAATGGGTGATAATGATATTAGTGTAAGTATCATTTCGCAAGGTTCCTCCGAAAGAGGAATTGGTCTTGTGGTTGCTGCTGATAAAGCGACAAAAGCAATGATTCAATTAGAGAAGGAGTTTGAAAATGATTTCTATTCTAAAGATGTAAATAAAATTACGGTAACGGATAATGTTTCTGTGATTTCAATCATTGGTCAAGATTTAAGTACTTTTCATAAACCATACACCGCTTTAATAAAGAATAAAATTGTTCCAATTCTTTTTAATAATACAGTAACAGGAAAAAACGTGAGTTTGGTCGTTAAAAAAACTGAACTTTATAAAGCGTTAAATGTTATTCATGGTGAGATTTTTGGTGTTTCAAAGAAAATTAATATTGCTGTTTTTGGACATGGATTAGTGGGCGGAACACTTATTAATCAAATTTTAGAATCGGCTGAAGCTATTGATGAAAGAAAACATATCAAACTAAATGTCTTTGCAATTGCCAATTCTAAAAAAATCCTTTTAAATAAAAATGGTGTTACATCAAATTGGAAAAATGAAATTGAAAACAATGGAATATCATATTCTTTTGAAGATGTCATTGCTTACGCAAATGAACATCACTTAGAGAATTTAATTGCTATAGACAACACCGCAAGTGCTGCGTTTGTTGAAAATTACATCCCATTAGTTGAAAACAGTTTCGATTTAATTTCTTCTAATAAAGTAGCAAATACTTTGAGTTACGGATTTTACAAAGACTTAAGAAAATCTTTAGCTGACAACCAGAAAAATTATTTGTATGAAACTAATGTTGGAGCTGGATTGCCATTGATTGATACTATAAAATTATTACATCTTTCAGGTGAAAATATCACCAAAATCAAAGGTGTTTTCTCCGGGACTTTGAGTTATTTATTCAATAATTTCTCTGCTAAGGATGTCCCTTTTAGTGAAATTTTGAAAGAAGCCATTGACAATGGTTATACAGAACCAGATCCAAGAGAAGATTTATGTGGGAATGATGTAGGTAGAAAATTATTGATTTTAGCAAGAGAGTTAGATTTGCAAAATGAATTTGAAGAAATTGCAATTCAAAATCTTATTCCGGAACATTTACGTGAAGGAGATGTTGCAGATTTTTTAAATAAACTAAAAGAGTTTGATCCTATTTATGATAAAATAAAGGCAGATCAAAAACCAAATCATGTATTGAGATACATAGGTGAATTGTCAGGTGATTTGCAACATGATAAAGGAATATTAGAAGTAAAATTAGTTTCCGTACCTTCGGATACCGCTTTAGGTGGATTAAAAGGATCTGATTCTTTCTTCGAAATTTATACGGAGTCTTATGGAGATAGACCAATTGTAATTCAAGGAGCAGGGGCTGGATCAGCGGTTACTGCGAGAGGAGTTTTTGGAGATATTTTAAGATTGTCGGATAAAGGATAG